A window from Herpetosiphonaceae bacterium encodes these proteins:
- a CDS encoding tail fiber protein — protein MEGYIAEIRLFAGNFAPRGWAFCNGQILSIAQNTALFALLGTTYGGNGQTTFALPDLRGRVAVGPGQGPGLPAVNLGQMSGEPTHTLIITEMPAHNHTTQVTIRAFDEGFGGGGNSSVPTNNYWSSVASGAPYNNTSNTTMNAAAVQSVIGVAGGSQPHNNMQPYLGVNYIICMEGIFPSRN, from the coding sequence ATGGAAGGCTATATCGCCGAGATCAGGTTGTTCGCTGGAAACTTTGCGCCGCGCGGGTGGGCGTTCTGTAACGGTCAAATTCTCTCAATCGCTCAGAACACGGCGCTCTTTGCGCTCTTGGGCACAACCTACGGCGGCAACGGCCAGACCACGTTTGCACTGCCCGATCTACGCGGGCGAGTCGCCGTTGGCCCAGGTCAGGGGCCTGGATTGCCAGCCGTGAATCTTGGTCAGATGTCGGGCGAACCAACGCACACGCTGATCATCACCGAGATGCCCGCCCATAACCACACTACCCAGGTGACAATCAGGGCGTTCGATGAAGGCTTTGGCGGCGGTGGCAACTCCTCCGTACCGACGAATAACTACTGGAGTTCGGTTGCGAGCGGCGCGCCCTACAACAACACGTCGAACACGACGATGAACGCCGCGGCGGTCCAGAGCGTCATCGGCGTTGCGGGTGGCAGCCAGCCGCATAACAACATGCAGCCCTACCTCGGCGTCAACTATATCATCTGCATGGAAGGCATCTTCCCGTCGCGCAACTAG